A DNA window from Paenibacillus andongensis contains the following coding sequences:
- a CDS encoding glycoside hydrolase family 76 protein, whose product MNAAAVAEQLQTTLHKLYWNPDTQIMNQWDDSLTVKRPDENYYYWWQAHAADVILDGYARTGNVAYLNRLEQLYHGILRSNGGTFRHQYYDDMQWMALAWLRAYDMTGTQMYRESVADLWEDIRGGWNEHMGGGIAWRKNQPDYKNTPANAPAVILAVRLFQRFGDEADLAWAQKIYDWNRRTLTDPVDGFVFDGINRLADEKIDRDWQFTYCQGVFIGAGIELYICTGDSVYLEDACRTAAAVKNRLCDSATGMLPDEGINDTGLFKGILIRYLLNLTEIYPEFELPAKLIEHNAITLMEKGIDNIGRVGTDWTMPPEGSIQLSVMLSGIMLLEAYASLQMK is encoded by the coding sequence ATGAATGCAGCAGCGGTGGCAGAACAACTGCAAACGACTTTGCACAAGCTGTATTGGAATCCGGATACACAGATTATGAATCAATGGGATGACAGTTTAACTGTCAAACGGCCTGACGAAAATTACTATTATTGGTGGCAAGCGCATGCTGCGGATGTCATCCTTGACGGCTATGCGCGAACTGGTAATGTCGCATATTTAAATCGTTTAGAGCAGCTGTACCACGGTATTCTGCGCTCCAATGGAGGAACGTTTCGCCATCAATATTATGATGACATGCAGTGGATGGCGCTGGCTTGGCTAAGGGCTTACGACATGACAGGTACTCAGATGTACCGGGAAAGCGTTGCCGACTTGTGGGAAGACATCCGAGGCGGATGGAATGAGCATATGGGTGGCGGGATTGCTTGGCGAAAAAATCAGCCGGATTACAAAAACACGCCAGCTAATGCTCCAGCCGTTATTTTAGCAGTGCGATTGTTTCAACGATTTGGCGATGAAGCGGATTTGGCTTGGGCGCAAAAAATCTATGATTGGAACAGAAGGACGTTAACCGATCCTGTGGATGGATTCGTATTCGATGGTATCAATCGACTCGCCGACGAGAAGATAGATAGGGACTGGCAGTTTACTTATTGTCAGGGCGTCTTCATCGGGGCTGGCATCGAATTATACATCTGCACAGGGGATTCAGTTTATCTGGAAGATGCCTGCCGCACGGCAGCTGCGGTGAAGAACCGCTTATGCGATAGTGCTACAGGGATGCTGCCCGATGAAGGAATCAACGATACAGGTTTATTCAAAGGGATACTGATCAGGTATTTGCTGAATTTGACGGAGATTTACCCCGAATTTGAGCTGCCGGCTAAGCTTATTGAGCATAATGCAATCACGCTTATGGAGAAAGGCATAGACAACATCGGACGTGTCGGCACAGATTGGACAATGCCTCCTGAAGGCTCCATTCAGTTAAGTGTGATGCTAAGCGGCATTATGTTACTGGAGGCGTATGCATCACTTCAAATGAAGTAG
- a CDS encoding glycoside hydrolase family 76 protein encodes MQRRSTVKWLGMSLVMALFLSVWGGANRASAFTASNADAAMNSLVNVFYDANAKYFYTNSDHLIHAAHAFGPDGGLYTDFWWEAQMWETVMDAYQRTGNSTYRTMIDDIYTGFNAKYTNMIDNQFNDDLGWWALACLRAYEITGTQEYLNRGSFLFDQVYAYWDTTYYGGGIWWRKDATNPATSSNAQKNMATNAPMVMTAIKLKNAYNNNAYLTKAQQMYTWIKTKLVSGSKVNDHMEGTGAGIVKDWDFTYNYGTFLGAATALYGATGTSSYLTDANNAAGYVIDKMTSATTLMYEGENDAPGFKMIFARNLNQLRVQASQSQYLTFLQQNATQAWNHRRTSDGIIGSDWTAPTGSAYVQSLTAAAGASILQFVPSDNYTGNIAGNGLYEAENARRTLVGGVGMINESTQTGFNGRGYVAGWNTNGTSLDFYVNQNNAGTKTITFRYAAGVGNASRYVKVNGVDVAANLSFSGTSGWSSWNTVSMTISLQAGSNTIQLGYDTSKGNNNWLNVDQLYGL; translated from the coding sequence ATGCAAAGAAGATCAACTGTCAAATGGTTAGGTATGAGTTTAGTAATGGCGCTCTTCCTTTCCGTTTGGGGAGGTGCAAATCGTGCTTCTGCTTTCACAGCTTCGAATGCGGATGCAGCAATGAATTCATTAGTTAACGTGTTCTATGATGCTAACGCCAAATACTTCTACACGAATAGCGACCATCTCATACATGCCGCTCATGCTTTTGGACCCGACGGAGGACTGTACACCGATTTCTGGTGGGAGGCTCAGATGTGGGAAACGGTCATGGATGCTTATCAGCGGACGGGAAACAGCACTTACCGCACAATGATCGATGATATTTATACCGGATTCAATGCAAAATATACAAACATGATTGATAACCAATTCAATGATGACCTTGGCTGGTGGGCGCTTGCTTGTCTGCGTGCCTACGAAATTACCGGTACGCAAGAATATTTGAACCGAGGATCCTTTCTTTTCGATCAAGTCTATGCTTACTGGGATACGACTTATTACGGAGGAGGCATCTGGTGGAGAAAGGATGCAACGAACCCGGCGACCAGCAGCAATGCTCAGAAAAATATGGCTACCAATGCGCCCATGGTGATGACGGCTATTAAATTAAAAAATGCCTATAATAACAACGCTTACCTAACGAAAGCCCAGCAAATGTACACTTGGATCAAAACGAAACTGGTTAGTGGCAGCAAAGTTAATGATCATATGGAAGGCACTGGAGCGGGTATCGTCAAGGATTGGGATTTCACCTACAACTACGGAACTTTCCTTGGGGCGGCGACCGCTTTATATGGAGCTACTGGTACGAGCAGCTATTTAACGGATGCGAATAATGCAGCTGGATATGTGATAGACAAAATGACTTCGGCTACTACCTTGATGTACGAAGGGGAGAATGACGCTCCTGGATTTAAAATGATCTTTGCCCGCAATCTGAATCAGCTTCGCGTACAAGCCAGCCAATCGCAATATCTAACCTTTTTACAGCAAAATGCTACGCAAGCATGGAACCATAGAAGAACTTCGGACGGCATCATCGGAAGTGATTGGACGGCCCCTACCGGTTCTGCCTATGTCCAAAGCTTAACTGCAGCTGCGGGCGCATCTATTCTTCAGTTCGTTCCTTCGGATAATTATACGGGCAATATTGCGGGGAACGGTCTTTATGAAGCGGAAAATGCCCGGCGCACCTTAGTCGGCGGTGTTGGCATGATCAACGAAAGCACACAGACTGGTTTTAATGGCCGAGGCTATGTCGCAGGCTGGAATACCAACGGAACATCGCTTGATTTCTATGTGAATCAGAATAATGCGGGAACGAAGACGATTACATTCCGTTATGCAGCAGGCGTCGGCAATGCGAGCCGATACGTTAAAGTAAATGGTGTAGACGTCGCTGCCAATTTGAGCTTTTCTGGAACTTCCGGCTGGAGCAGCTGGAACACCGTTTCTATGACCATATCCCTTCAGGCAGGATCGAATACGATACAGCTTGGCTATGACACCTCGAAAGGAAACAATAACTGGCTGAATGTGGACCAATTATATGGCTTGTAA
- a CDS encoding alpha-galactosidase: protein MGKLARKNIRFIVQFLLSFLLALPIVLSGSLAPQTASALNNGLSPTPPMGWNSWNFYACNVDEVKIKQAADTMVSSGMQAAGYKYIVIDDCWQTGRTSDGTIMADPVKFPSGMASLASYVHSKGLKFGLYTDAGFTTCAGRPGMYSHEVQDANTFASWGVDYVKIDWCDNGGMDPQTRYTIIRDALANSGRPILFSICNWGINKPWVWGAATGNMWRTTDDIFDYWDRVTWIIDQNAPLASFAGPTKGWNDADMLMVGNYGTGAVFGGGMTDTEYRSHFSMWTIMASPLIAGNNLSTMSQFTKDTLMNSEVIAINQDALGSQGILVSDLGGLQVYSKKLQAAGTRAVVLLNRTGAAANMTVNFSSLGLNAAANVRDLWSKTEQGSFNNSYTVNVPSHGTVMVKLTGSESTSGYFVSGKTYRIIPKSTGLSIAVEAASLNNGAKIFQWDYGTAQNDQWVITSTTAGFNKIINVKSGKTIAVKNASLADGEDVIQWDFGSTFNDQWEIQAVGGGYFKIINRLSGKSLNVANNSLIAGGKMIQWPYSAADNMTFQLIPLN from the coding sequence ATGGGGAAATTGGCTCGGAAAAATATTCGTTTTATCGTGCAATTCCTGCTCTCCTTCCTGCTTGCATTGCCTATTGTGCTGTCCGGCAGCCTCGCTCCTCAAACGGCTTCTGCCTTAAATAATGGCTTATCGCCGACTCCGCCAATGGGTTGGAATAGCTGGAACTTCTATGCTTGTAACGTGGATGAAGTGAAAATTAAACAGGCAGCCGATACAATGGTAAGCAGCGGCATGCAGGCAGCCGGATACAAGTATATTGTGATCGATGATTGCTGGCAAACAGGTCGAACCAGCGATGGTACTATTATGGCCGATCCGGTCAAATTCCCAAGCGGAATGGCATCACTTGCGAGCTATGTGCATAGCAAAGGCTTAAAATTCGGTCTCTATACGGATGCTGGATTCACCACTTGTGCCGGAAGACCAGGGATGTATTCGCATGAGGTGCAGGATGCGAATACATTTGCTTCCTGGGGGGTTGATTACGTCAAGATCGACTGGTGCGATAATGGGGGCATGGATCCACAAACCAGGTATACGATCATCCGGGATGCTCTCGCTAACTCGGGAAGGCCGATCCTATTCAGCATTTGCAATTGGGGCATCAACAAACCATGGGTGTGGGGTGCGGCCACGGGCAATATGTGGAGGACAACGGACGATATCTTCGACTACTGGGACCGAGTAACTTGGATCATTGATCAGAACGCTCCGCTTGCCAGTTTTGCGGGGCCTACCAAAGGCTGGAATGACGCAGACATGCTCATGGTCGGCAATTATGGAACTGGCGCCGTCTTCGGCGGAGGCATGACGGATACGGAATACCGTTCGCATTTCTCGATGTGGACGATTATGGCTTCGCCATTGATTGCGGGCAATAATTTGAGCACGATGAGTCAATTCACGAAAGATACCCTGATGAATTCTGAAGTCATTGCTATAAATCAGGATGCGCTTGGCAGCCAAGGTATATTAGTAAGCGATCTCGGAGGATTGCAGGTATACTCCAAAAAACTGCAGGCTGCTGGAACGCGTGCGGTTGTGTTGTTAAATCGTACAGGCGCTGCTGCGAACATGACAGTTAATTTCTCGAGTCTTGGCCTGAATGCTGCAGCTAATGTTAGGGATTTATGGTCCAAGACTGAGCAGGGCTCGTTCAACAATAGCTACACTGTGAATGTACCTTCACATGGGACCGTTATGGTGAAATTGACGGGATCAGAATCAACGAGTGGTTACTTTGTCTCGGGAAAAACGTATCGCATCATCCCCAAATCGACAGGCCTGTCCATTGCGGTTGAAGCAGCTTCCTTAAACAATGGAGCAAAAATATTCCAATGGGATTACGGCACAGCGCAAAATGACCAATGGGTGATTACATCGACAACTGCAGGCTTTAATAAAATTATCAACGTGAAGAGCGGTAAAACTATCGCTGTCAAAAACGCCTCCTTGGCGGACGGCGAAGACGTGATCCAATGGGATTTCGGCTCGACCTTCAATGATCAGTGGGAAATTCAAGCTGTAGGCGGCGGCTATTTCAAAATTATTAACAGGCTATCCGGCAAGTCACTAAATGTAGCGAATAACTCGCTCATCGCTGGCGGCAAAATGATTCAATGGCCGTATTCCGCCGCGGATAATATGACGTTCCAGTTGATTCCGTTGAACTAA
- the glsA gene encoding glutaminase A — translation MSHTQHAETWKHLKENLPQWVTESKAHTSDGHVASYIPELANAPADVLGICIMDADGNISVAGESDFRFTLQSISKVFTLILALMDNGEEIVFSKVGMEPTGDDFNSMLKLELVEPGIPFNPLINAGAIAISSLIAGSNSKEQVERILHFFRDIAHNPSLEINQSVFRSESDTAHRNRSLAYFLKDNGVLDREVEDVLYVYFSHCSVEVSCTDLARMALVLAHNGVDPIRNQRLIPRRFVQIAKTFMFTCGMYNASGEFAMNVGLPAKSGVSGSILTMVPGRYGIGLVGPALNHKGNSTAGVHLLGTLSQEFDWSLF, via the coding sequence ATGAGTCATACACAACACGCAGAAACATGGAAGCATCTCAAGGAAAACTTGCCCCAGTGGGTTACGGAAAGTAAGGCACATACATCAGACGGACATGTTGCTTCCTACATTCCTGAACTAGCTAACGCACCAGCCGATGTTTTAGGTATCTGTATTATGGATGCCGATGGAAATATCTCTGTTGCCGGCGAATCTGATTTCCGTTTTACTTTACAAAGTATTTCGAAAGTATTTACGCTCATTTTGGCGTTGATGGATAACGGTGAAGAAATTGTTTTCTCCAAGGTGGGCATGGAGCCTACCGGAGACGATTTCAACTCAATGCTGAAGCTCGAGCTCGTCGAGCCCGGCATTCCATTTAACCCTCTTATCAATGCTGGGGCCATTGCGATATCATCCTTGATTGCGGGTAGTAATTCTAAAGAGCAAGTCGAACGGATTCTCCATTTTTTCCGCGACATCGCTCATAATCCTTCACTTGAAATCAATCAAAGTGTGTTCCGATCTGAGTCGGATACTGCACACCGGAATCGTTCGTTAGCTTACTTCCTCAAAGACAACGGTGTCTTGGATCGCGAGGTTGAAGATGTCCTCTACGTCTATTTCAGCCATTGTTCCGTCGAGGTGAGTTGTACCGACTTGGCTAGAATGGCCCTCGTACTAGCGCATAATGGCGTAGATCCAATTCGTAATCAACGCCTTATCCCGCGGCGATTCGTGCAGATCGCTAAGACGTTCATGTTTACCTGTGGTATGTATAATGCCTCCGGTGAATTTGCCATGAACGTTGGGCTGCCCGCCAAAAGTGGGGTGTCTGGCAGCATTTTGACGATGGTGCCGGGACGATATGGTATCGGCTTGGTTGGCCCCGCGTTGAACCACAAAGGCAACAGCACAGCTGGTGTTCACCTTCTGGGAACGCTGTCGCAGGAATTTGATTGGAGCTTATTTTAG